The window GAAATAATTTGCGAGCTCAGTGCTGCCAGCGTCGGATGCTGAAAAACCAGGCCAATGGCAATTTCAATATTAAAACTGCGTCGTATACGAGCGACCAATTGAGTCGCCAATAGCGAGTGTCCACCAAGCGCAAAGAAATTATCGTGAACACCGATCTTGTCTAGTTTAAGAACATCTTGCCAGATACCAGCGAGGACTTCTTCGTCCGGTGTACGAGGCGCGACATACTCTTGAGTGGAACTTATTTCTCCAGGAACCGGCAAAGCCTTGCGATCGAGTTTGCCGCTAGAAGTTAGTGGCATCGCTACCAAGATGGTATAGGTCAACGGCACCATATAGTCTGGTAGTTGATTTTTCAAATGTGTTGATAGAGCACTCGCGTCTACAGTCTTTTTCGGGTCTTGCCACACCAGGTAAGCCGCCAGCTGCGTCTGCCCGGGTTTGTCTTCTCTGAGCAAGACAGCCGCGTCACAGATGGCCGGGTGTTGTCGTAAGGCGGTTTCAATTTCACCGAGCTCGATACGCAAACCTCTGAGCTTAATCTGGTGATCGATACGACCCAGGTATTCAATATTGCCATCCGCCAGATAACGTGCCCGGTCACCGGTTCTGTACAGACGTTCTCCGTGTTGTCCGAATGGATGGGGAATAAACGATTGAGCCGTCAAGCCGGGGCGCTGGATATATGCACGCGCCAAGCCCACCCCGCCTAGATAAAGTTCGCCGGTCACACCGACCGGTACCGGGTTTAAATACCGATCCAGAATATAGGTTTGTGTATTGGCAATCGGTTTGCCGATGGGCACCTGAGTTGACTCCGTTGGCGCCGAACAGTCCCACGCAGTCACATCGATAGAGGCCTCAGTAGGGCCGTATAAGTTATGCAGTTCGGCGCCGAGCAAGGTTTGACAGCGCTGTTGCAAGGCCGGTGTTAAGGCTTCGCCGCTACAAATGATTCGCTGTAGAGAGGTACCACTGCCCGAGGGTAATTGATCGAGAAAGACCTGAAGCATCGACGGCACAAAGTGCGCGGTGGTGATACCTTGCTGATCGACGATGCGGCTGAGATAAAGCGGGTCTTTATGTCCTTCGGGTTTTGCCACGACCAGGCAGGCACCGGTGATAAGCGGCCAGAAAAATTCCCAACCCGAGACGTCAAAACTGTAAGGTGTTTTCTGCAATACCCGGTCATCGGCTTGCAGTTGAAAGTGATCTTGCATCCACAGTAGTCGATTGCACACACCGGCATGCGAAATGCCAACCCCCTTGGGTTGCCCGGTGGAACCGGAGGTGTAGATAACATAGGCGAGGTTGTCGGGCGCAGGGATAGGCAAAGAAGCGACGTTGGCCAGGCCGATTTGAGACCACTGGGTATCGACACAAATCGGCTCGACGTCAGTTTCAGGAAACACGTTGCGCAAGTGTTGTTGCGTTAGCAACACGAAGGTTTGGGTATCTTGCAGAATGAACTGTAAACGTGCTTTGGGGAAGTCGGGGTCGAGAGGGACATAGGCGCCACCGGCTTTGAGAATACCGAGCAGGGAGACGATCATGTCAACAGAACGTACCATGCACAAACCGACCATGACATCGGGTCCAACACCGCGAGCGCGAAGAAAACCGGCAAGCTGATTGGCACGGGCGTTGAGTTCCGCATACGACAGGGATTGTTGTTCAAAGACCACGGCTGTTGCCGACGGCGTGCGTTCGGCTTGTGCTTCTACCATTGTGTGTAGGCACGGGTTAGCAGGATAGGTAACAGATGTACTGTTCCAGTCAGACAATTGTTGCTGACGCTGCTGTTCGTCTAGAAGGGTGAGTTCACTCAGGCGGGTATTTGGATTAGCTACCACTTGCTCGAGCAGGAAAACAAACGCTTTTGACCAACGCTCAATCGTCGATGTGTGAAACAGGTCGCTGGCATAGTGCCACGCACCGCTTACACAATTTCCCGCTTCGGCCAGCTGTAATTCGATATCAAACTTAGCGGTGCAATTGGATGCCACAATAGGTTGCAATTGCAAATCACCAATACGTAATTCAGTTTGCGGAGTGTTTTGTAAGGACAACATGACCTGAAACACCGGAGAGCGTCCCATATTTCTGGGGACTTGCAATGAGTCAATCAATTGCTCGAAAGGCAAATCCTGATGAGCATAGGCGCCTAGCGTGTTTTCACGAACTTGAGAGAGGAGCGTTCCGACGGTTTGCATCTCATCAAGTTGGGTGCGGATAACCAGCGTGTTAACGAAGAAGCCTACGATAGATTCAAGTTCGGCATAATGTCTATTGGCGATCGGTGTACCGACACACACATCTGATTGATTGCTTAGACGTGACAACATGAATTGAAAAACCGCCATCAGCGTCATGAATAGAGTGACCCCCTGGTCACGACTAAACTCATTTAATTGATTCGTCAAATCAATTGACAACTCAAATGGTACAGTCTTTCCACGATAGCTTTGCACTGTCGGACGTGGTTTGTCAGTGGGCAGGTCCAAGGACGCGGGGACGTTTAGCAATTTTTCTGTCCAGTATCCTAACTGCTGATCAAGCATTTCATTCTGCAAGATTAAACGTTGCCAGTGTGCATAGTCGGCGTATTGAAGTTTTAATGGCTTTAATGGATTGCTCTGTCCTTGTGCGAATGCCTCGTAAAGTTGGGTTAGTTCTCGAATTAAGATTCCCATTGACCATGCATCGGAGACGATATGGTGCATTGTTAGTGACAGAGCGTGGAGTTCCTGGTCAATACGAATGAGGCTGGCGCGAATCAAAGGTCCTTGGCGCAGATCAAAAGATAGCTGCGCTTGATGGCTAACCAGCTTGCGGAGCTCTGCTTCGCGAGCGGGTTCGGGCAAGAAACTAATGTCATATATTGGTAAAGATGTTTCTATTTTCTTATGGATAACTTGCTGCGGACGGCCTTCCAGAGAAGAAAATGTGGTACGAAAAACTTCGTGTCGGGATACAAGTGTGTTAAAGGTTTTGTGTATCGCTATGACGTCTAAGTTACCGCGCAAACTTAAGGCAATAGGAATATTGTAAAATGGATTACCAGGAAATAATTGATCGAGGAACCACAAACGTTGCTGCGCAAACGAGAGTGGAAATGTCTCGCTACGGTCTACAGGAACGACAGGGGGTATATTGAATTTCTCAGCATCGAACAGAATGGTGTCAATATGGTCTGATAGTGCCGCCAAAGTGACGTATTCGAATAGTGCGGCAATGGGAACATCAATGTGAAAAACCTGGCGAATACGAGAAATAACCTGGGTCACTAGCAAAGAATGTCCGCCCAGGGTAAAAAAGTTGTCTTGTAAGCCAATCTGTTCGGCACCCAATACATCGGCCCAGAGTTGTGCGATCGTTTTTTCTGTATGACTACGTGGTGCGACGTATTGTTGATCGGATTCGGGTGAGGCGGGACTAGGCAAGGCTCGATGATCAAGTTTGCCATTACGATTAAGCGGCATTCTACCCAGGAGTGTATAACTCGCCGGTAGCATGTAGTCAGGCAGCAAGGTTTGTAAAAAAGCTGTCAATACATTGCTATCTATCGCCTCTAATCCAGCATCAAGGACCAGATACGCCGCCAGTTGAGGTTGATTGTTGTGATTCTTGTGTAGCACAACGGCGCTTTCTCTAACGGCGGGGTGATGCAACAATGCAGTTTCAATTTCGCCTAATTCAATACGAAATCCGCGCAGTTTCACCTGTTGGTCGACACGGCCAAGAAATTCGATAGTGCCGTCAGAGCGAAAGCGTACGAGGTCTCCGGTTCTATACAGACGCGCGCCCGGCTCATCGCTAAAAGGGTGTGGTATAAACTTTTCTGCACTTAAGCTCGGGTAGTTTAGATACCCACGCGCAAGCCCTGGTCCCCCGATAAAAAGTTCGCCCGCTACCCCTGTTGGGACGAGGTTGAAATATTGATCAAGTACATAGGATTGCGTATTTGCGATAGGGCGACCGATGGGAATACTATTTTGTTCGTCAAGTTGGCGCGGAATGGCATATGTACAGCTAAAAGTGGTCGCTTCCGTTGGGCCGTATCCATTGACTAAACGTAGTGCTGGTAGTTTGTCATACGCTTGTTTTACATGGTGGGGAGAGAGAGCTTCTCCTCCGATTAATAGTTGCGAGATGTCAGACAAGCATTGCGGATCGTTCTCTACGAGTTGATTGAATAACGAGGCGGTTAGCCAGGCACTATGAACAGGATGATTCTGTAAACAGGTACGCAGTATTTCCGCTGTAGGGACACGATCCGGGTATAGCACGATAGCAGCGCCGTGTAACAGAGCGCCCCAAAGTTCAAAGGTAGCTGCATCAAAGGCGATGGAGGCTGCACACAAAATCGGTTGGTCTGCGCCGAATTCTGCAAAATCGTTAAACACAAGGCGCACAACGGCACGATGGGTGACACTTACCCCTTTGGGCCGACCCGTTGAGCCAGAAGTATATACGACATATGCAAGGTTTTGAGGGTCGACTCTGCACGCCAGGTTGGCTTTAGGTAAATGATCCAGCTGTTCCAACTGGGTATCGAGCAGCAATTCGTGGTAGCTCAAGCGGCTAAGAACCCGCGTTGTCAAATCAGGCAGTACCGCGAGTTGATGACTTTCAGTAATTAATACTTTGACTCGTGCGTCTTGTAATATCGTAATGAGTCGTTCTTGCGGGTATGCAGGATCTAAAGGCACATAGGCGCCGCCGGCCTTAAGAATCGCCAATACAGCAACGACCATGTCCGTAGAACGTTGCAAACATAGCCCGATTGAATCGTCTGCCCCAACACCATTTTGTTGGAGATAATGAGCCAGCTGATTAGCGCGTGCGTTGAGTTCGCCATAGCTCATCGAGATATTGTTGAATATTAGTGCAGGGGCCTCAGGATTATTTTTCGCCAGGGCCTCAAACAATTGGTGGATTGTTTGTTCGCTTGGATAAGGTTTTGATGTTTGATTCCAGCTTACTAGCTGCTTTTCGCGTTCCGCAGTGTCTACAACGTCCAAATCGCGGAGTGTCACATCTGGTTTTTCGGCGACTTGTGCTAAGAGTTGTTTAAACGCACGTATAAAGCGCTCTATGGTCTCCGCACTGAAGAGATCGGTGGAATATTGGCAAAAGCCACGCAACATTCCCTGTGGCGTTTCGGCTAAATCAAAGATTAGATCGAAGCGGGTTGTTGTGCTGGCGACATCAATGTGTTCCAGTTCCAGTTCGTTCGAATGCATTTTTCGTTTAGGCGCGTTCTGCAACGCGAACAATGTTTGAAAAATCGGCGCGTGGCTAACTTCCCGAGGAATTTGTAGGGCGTCGACTAACTGTTCGAAAGGGAGGTCCTGGTGAGTATATGCGTCAAGAGTCGTTTCGCGAATCCCGGTTAGCATGTTGGCAAATGTAGTATTCACATCAAATTTGCTGCGAATCACAAGAGTATTGGTAAAGAAACCAATTAAATTTTCCAGTTCTTTATGGGCGCGATTAGCGATTGGTGTTCCTACGCACACGTCAGTTTGACCGCTAAATTTCGACAACATGATTTGAAAAACTGTCATTAAAGTCATGAACAGTGTTGCATTGTGTTCGCGACCGAGTTGGCTCAGCTGTTTTGTTAGAACGGCTGTAATTTCAAACCGATGTCTTGCTCCTCGAAAACTTTGACGCAAAGGTCGAGTGTAGTCAGTGGAAAGACCGAGAAGACTAGGTGCGTCAGCTAGCTGGTTTCGCCAGTAGTTCAATTGTTGATCAAGTACTTCGCCTTGGAGCCATTTTCGTTGCCAGTATGCAAAATCCGCATACTGAATTTTTGGCAGGGGCAATGGATTGACTAATCCCTGTGTGTAAGCACTATAAAGAATAGCTAGCTCTTCAATGAGTATGCCGCTGGACCAGCCATCTGACACAATATGATGCATATTAAAAAGCACCACGTGCTCCTGAGTCCCGAGTCGCAGTAGTCGTGTTCTTATTAACGGACCCACAGATAGATCGAAAGGGGTCTCCGCTTCAGTAAAGGCAATATGTCTTACTAGCGATTCGCGTTCATTTTTAGTCAGCTGACTAAGATCAACAACAGGTAGTTCAAGCGTGTCATGAT is drawn from Gammaproteobacteria bacterium and contains these coding sequences:
- a CDS encoding amino acid adenylation domain-containing protein, giving the protein TQTYVAPRTATEETLAAIWADILKLDTVGVHDNFFELGGHSLLITQVFARIRKVFEIELPIRSLFEFNTLESLAGRIDNALKTANTPIAPPIVPVSRALDLPLSFAQQRLWFLDQYSPNSSFYNIPTVLRLSGPLNHEALHRTFNTVISRHEVLRTVFINENGQAKQSIKNHDTLELPVVDLSQLTKNERESLVRHIAFTEAETPFDLSVGPLIRTRLLRLGTQEHVVLFNMHHIVSDGWSSGILIEELAILYSAYTQGLVNPLPLPKIQYADFAYWQRKWLQGEVLDQQLNYWRNQLADAPSLLGLSTDYTRPLRQSFRGARHRFEITAVLTKQLSQLGREHNATLFMTLMTVFQIMLSKFSGQTDVCVGTPIANRAHKELENLIGFFTNTLVIRSKFDVNTTFANMLTGIRETTLDAYTHQDLPFEQLVDALQIPREVSHAPIFQTLFALQNAPKRKMHSNELELEHIDVASTTTRFDLIFDLAETPQGMLRGFCQYSTDLFSAETIERFIRAFKQLLAQVAEKPDVTLRDLDVVDTAEREKQLVSWNQTSKPYPSEQTIHQLFEALAKNNPEAPALIFNNISMSYGELNARANQLAHYLQQNGVGADDSIGLCLQRSTDMVVAVLAILKAGGAYVPLDPAYPQERLITILQDARVKVLITESHQLAVLPDLTTRVLSRLSYHELLLDTQLEQLDHLPKANLACRVDPQNLAYVVYTSGSTGRPKGVSVTHRAVVRLVFNDFAEFGADQPILCAASIAFDAATFELWGALLHGAAIVLYPDRVPTAEILRTCLQNHPVHSAWLTASLFNQLVENDPQCLSDISQLLIGGEALSPHHVKQAYDKLPALRLVNGYGPTEATTFSCTYAIPRQLDEQNSIPIGRPIANTQSYVLDQYFNLVPTGVAGELFIGGPGLARGYLNYPSLSAEKFIPHPFSDEPGARLYRTGDLVRFRSDGTIEFLGRVDQQVKLRGFRIELGEIETALLHHPAVRESAVVLHKNHNNQPQLAAYLVLDAGLEAIDSNVLTAFLQTLLPDYMLPASYTLLGRMPLNRNGKLDHRALPSPASPESDQQYVAPRSHTEKTIAQLWADVLGAEQIGLQDNFFTLGGHSLLVTQVISRIRQVFHIDVPIAALFEYVTLAALSDHIDTILFDAEKFNIPPVVPVDRSETFPLSFAQQRLWFLDQLFPGNPFYNIPIALSLRGNLDVIAIHKTFNTLVSRHEVFRTTFSSLEGRPQQVIHKKIETSLPIYDISFLPEPAREAELRKLVSHQAQLSFDLRQGPLIRASLIRIDQELHALSLTMHHIVSDAWSMGILIRELTQLYEAFAQGQSNPLKPLKLQYADYAHWQRLILQNEMLDQQLGYWTEKLLNVPASLDLPTDKPRPTVQSYRGKTVPFELSIDLTNQLNEFSRDQGVTLFMTLMAVFQFMLSRLSNQSDVCVGTPIANRHYAELESIVGFFVNTLVIRTQLDEMQTVGTLLSQVRENTLGAYAHQDLPFEQLIDSLQVPRNMGRSPVFQVMLSLQNTPQTELRIGDLQLQPIVASNCTAKFDIELQLAEAGNCVSGAWHYASDLFHTSTIERWSKAFVFLLEQVVANPNTRLSELTLLDEQQRQQQLSDWNSTSVTYPANPCLHTMVEAQAERTPSATAVVFEQQSLSYAELNARANQLAGFLRARGVGPDVMVGLCMVRSVDMIVSLLGILKAGGAYVPLDPDFPKARLQFILQDTQTFVLLTQQHLRNVFPETDVEPICVDTQWSQIGLANVASLPIPAPDNLAYVIYTSGSTGQPKGVGISHAGVCNRLLWMQDHFQLQADDRVLQKTPYSFDVSGWEFFWPLITGACLVVAKPEGHKDPLYLSRIVDQQGITTAHFVPSMLQVFLDQLPSGSGTSLQRIICSGEALTPALQQRCQTLLGAELHNLYGPTEASIDVTAWDCSAPTESTQVPIGKPIANTQTYILDRYLNPVPVGVTGELYLGGVGLARAYIQRPGLTAQSFIPHPFGQHGERLYRTGDRARYLADGNIEYLGRIDHQIKLRGLRIELGEIETALRQHPAICDAAVLLREDKPGQTQLAAYLVWQDPKKTVDASALSTHLKNQLPDYMVPLTYTILVAMPLTSSGKLDRKALPVPGEISSTQEYVAPRTPDEEVLAGIWQDVLKLDKIGVHDNFFALGGHSLLATQLVARIRRSFNIEIAIGLVFQHPTLAALSSQIISAKNAGQESTISPITPIVRTQSLSLSYAQQRIWFLDQLIPEDPLYNVPIAVRLSGHLNVNVLHRAFNAVVARHESLRTEFHTQNGQALQVIHSSVRLDLPVVDLSDLTVENADSLALGIIVDETQTTFRLAQGPLLRIKLIRFADDHHVLLLNMHHIVADAWSIGILIHELTSLYDAFIQNLPSPLPLLSIQYADFAHWQRQWLQGEILSNHINYWRKQLCGAPSCVELPTDYARPPVQRHRGATLALNFTPELSKGLEKLSRHQNCTLFMTLLAAFQVLLSKLSSQTDICVGTPIANRRYAELEPLIGFFTNTLVLRSQLDNSTRFNDLLNQVRQTTLDAYAHQDLPFEYLVEELNISRDMSHSPLFQVLFTLHNAPRPSIEKGQLQVQAIEAPNLSAKFDLELHLMPSSEGLQGAWQYDTDLYTHTTIKHWSQIFIQLLEQIVADPDIYLSHLQVLTPDKQQQLLHEWNDTAVSYPGEQCIHQLFEAQCERTPSATAVVFEQQSLSYAELNTRANQLAGFLRARGVGPDVMVGLCMERSVDMIASLLGILKAGGAYVPLDPDYPQARLAFILDDISAALIITQSSLADRFDADDARIVALDTLWHTIGEHSHHNLNAGPSTSLAYVLYTSGSTGMPKGVQIQHRSVNNFLHAMQAILSLQSEDVLLAVTPLTFDISVLELVLPLVTGAQVALVSKTCASDPQQLAAALVDHRATIMQATPATWQSLVYNHWTPSRPMKVLCGGEALTTSLAEYLADRASGLWNVYGPTETTIWSTLANIDDHHAISIGLPISNTQTYVLDRHLNPVPVGVAGELYIGGDGLARGYLHQAGLTAERFIPHPFSPKPGARLYRTGDMVRYQHNGSLDYVGRLDHQVKLRGFRIELGEIETALRTHPLVREAVVLLREDVPGDKRLVAYLLTEHDQQAPEASDLYTVLRAALPEYMSPAHFVMLDMLPLTPNGKLDRKALPVPEKQHAASTYVAPRNTIEQTLADIWSTVLNVERIGIHDNFFELGGHSLLAMQVIARIRSVFNIDLPVKTLFLQNDIAALAGEIATSGQTTKVLHIPPITAVTRKLNEKMPLSYAQQRLWFLDQLIPDNPFYNIPIAMRLRGTLDIRALTKAFNDVISRHESLRTVFINEDGQAHQVVRHFVETELPVVDLSSLDENDADRLTSQLAAIDSQTPFNLTHGPLIRYFLLRRGDEHHVLLLAIHHIVADGWSMNVLVQELAALYGAITQQRPNPLPPLPVQYADYSHWQRQWLQGKVIGQQLSYWRKQLQNSPELLALPTDHPRPAVQRFQGATHFFELPETLSRELTSLSRDEDATLFMTLMAAFQILLSKLSNQQDICVGTPIANRQHTEIEALIGFFVNTLVIRSQLVGNPTFCDILAQVRTTTLDAYDHQDLPFEQLVDDLRISRDMGHSPLFQVALALQNAPRPTSLNSTLELHVLNNPASVARFDIELQLTETPEGIKGAWHYSTDLFDAGTISDWAKLFARLLQQIAERPDTRLSELAVIDTTQQQRLLVEYNDTALAFSEERTAHQSFEAQVARTPEAVAVSFEEQTLSYSQLNQRANQLAHYLRAQGVGPDVLVGLFMERSVDMVIGVLGVLKAGGAYVPLDADAPQHRLRNVIDDTRAPILLTQQHLLDALIDTGVNAVRLDSQWHDIAAFPTDNLHYAGTPENLAYVLYTSGSTGKPKGVGIAHRGLSNYLDWCLNQYAPDMGQGTLLYSSLAFDFTITSLFSALLCGNTVHVVRDNAIGALSDTLNNISDLSLLKLTPSHLTGLSADFSAEHLPHLSHKLILGGEGLYAQHLRPWLDKAPGSTVINEYGPTEAVVGCATYTFTNI